The following is a genomic window from Nguyenibacter vanlangensis.
CGAAGGCGGCGTGTATCTGGACCTGGATACGATCACCGTCGCGTCGTTCCGGCCGCTGCTGGGGGCCGCGCAGTTCGTCGGCACCGAATTCATCGTCTGGCCGCAGGCGGTGTGCGCCACACGCGACCGGCGCATCCGCGCGCGGCATACGGCGCTGGCCGTGCTGCGCAGGGTGCTGCGCACCATCCCGCTTGGCTGGAAACTTTTCCGGCGGGTTACGCATCTTTACTGCCGCGGGATGAACAACGCGGCGATGGGCGCACAGGCGGGCAGCCCGTTCTTTGCGACCTGCCTGCGGCACATGCTGGCGATGTCGCCGCAGGAGCGGGTACGGCCCTATGCGCTGGGGCCGCATCTGCTGGACGCGTTGGCGGCGTGCGGGGAAAGCGGCACGTTGACGGTGCATGACCCGGCAATCTTCTACCCGATGCCGCCCGAGATTTCCGAACATCTGTTCCGCCGCGGCCGGCATGTCCGCGCGCAGGACGTGCTGCAGCCCGGAACCTGCGTGGTGCATTGGTATGCATCGGTGCGCACCAAGCAGCGCGTCGCGCGGATTACCCCCCGATCGGTCCAAGCCGACCGGGAGCGGCAGCTATTCAGCGCGCTGGTGAGCATGGTTCTGGAAACCTTGCCCGACGAGGACTAGGCTTTTTCACTGAACACCGGTTCGACAGAAAAGCTCTATTGTCCTGATTCCGAAATTCGCAAGCGAATTTTAGAATCGAAAGGACAATAGAATCAATATTTTAGTGGCCTGCTGATCCGAGAAATTCTCATAAGAATTTCTCGGGCAGGACACTATGTTGTTATTTATCGAGCATCTTCACCCGTTCAAACGAGCATGCCGCCACCATCGACGACGAGCACCTGCCCGGTCGAAAAACCCTGTTCCATCAGGAAAAGATAGGCCTTGGCCAAATCGGCGGCTTCGCCGATCCGTCCGACGGGCAGGGCCTGGGCGGCGGCCTGATACATGGCCTGGCGCTGGGGGTCGGGCATGTCGCGCCAGAGCGGCGTGCGCACGAAGCCGGGCGAGACGATATTGACGCGCAGCGGCGCCAGTTCCACCGCCAGCGCGCGGGTCAGGCCCTCCATTGCCGCGCAGATGCTTGCCCCCAGGGTCCAACCCTGCTGAGGCGGGCGGGCGCCCGCGATGCCGGATGTCAAAACGATCGAACCGCCCGGCCGGATTGCGGACGCGGCAAATTTCGCGGCAGCCAGCGCGCCCCAATAACGGATTTCGAAGAAATCGCGTGCGCTGTCCAACGTGAGATCGGACAGCGTGCCGCACAACAATGTTTCGCCCGCGGTGTAGACGAGGTGGTCGAATGGCCCGATCCGGGTGAACAGGTCGCGGATCTGGTCCGCGCTGCGCAGGTCGGCGACGTGGCCCTGGGCGTTGGGCGGCAATTGCGCCAGCGTGGCCCGCACATTTTGCGGATTGTGCGATACGACCAGCGGCACGCCCCCGGCACGGGCCACATCCCGGGCGACGGCCTGTCCGATACCCGACGTGCCGCCCAGAATGACGACCTGCTTGTTCTCGAGAGTCATGTCCATGCTCCATCCCTATGACCGGATGACCCGGCAAAGGGAGGATCGCGCTGGACACAGCATGATTCGAGCGCAATCATGTCACTATAAGCATGACGGACAATCATGATGGACGCGCGGTTGCTGAGCGGAATCGGAACGATGATCGCGGTGGCGGAAACCGGAAACTTTGCCCGGGCTGCGGAAAGCCTGGGCTTGACCCCGTCGGGTGTCAGCCGGGCGATCGGGCGGCTGGAGCAGCGCCTGGGCGCGCGGCTGTTCAATCGCAATGCCCAGGCCACCGTCCTGACCGAAGCGGGGCGGCAGTTCGTGGCCGAGGTGACACCGCTGCTGGCCGGGATTGCCGATGCCGCGGCCCGGACCGGCGGCGAGACGCAGGCCGTGCGCGGTCGGTTGCGCGTGAATTGCGATTCCTGGTTTGCCAGCCTGATGCTGGCGCCGAAGCTGCAATCCTTTCTGGATGCCTATCCTGCGCTGACGCTGGATCTGGTCGTACGCGATACTCTGGGCGACCTGGTGTCGGACGGATTCGACGCCGCCATCCGATTCGGCGTGCCGCAGGCGCCGGGGCCGGTGACGCGCAGATTGCTGGAGACACGGATCCTGACCTGCGCCGCGCCGTCCTACCTGGCGCGGCATGGACGGCCGAACCACCCGTCGGCACTGGCCGATCCGGCGCATCATTGCCTGTTGTTCCGCGACCCGGCGACGGGACGGCCCTTCGACTGGGAATTCCATCGTGCCGGCGAAATCCTGAGGGTTTCCGTGCATGGACGGCTGGTGCTGAACGATGTGGCGACGTCGATCGCGGCCTGCATGGCCGGATTGGGCATTGCCCAGCCCATGGCGCTGGGCATCGACGCGGCGCTGCGCGACGGGCGGCTGGTCGAATTGTTTCCCGACTGGAACGGCGAATATTTTCCGCTGCATGCCTATTACCCGTCGCGCCATCTGCCGCCGGCCAAGGTACGGGCCTTTCTGGATTTCGTCCTGGCGGAGGTGGCGTAGCGGGTCAGGCCGGCGGCATGGTCAGGTCCAGCACCCAGGTTTCACCCTGGAGCGGCAGGCCGAACACGGTGTGGGGAGCGGTTTCCGTCAGGCGGAAGCCGTTTCGGGCATAGAGCCGGCGGGCGCCGTCCAGCACCGTGTGGGTCCAGAGGGTGAGCCGATCATAGCCGCAATCGCGCGCAAACGCGACGCAACGTGCGATCAGTTCGCCGCCGATGCCGCGGCCGCGGGCGAAGGGTTCGACATAGAGCAGCCGCAGCCGCGCAATGCCGCCGCCTTCGTCCGTCAGCATGACGGAACCGGCCGCGACGCCGTCCAGTTCGGCCACCCAGCATTGTTCGCGCCCCGGCTTGAAATCGCGCAGGAAGGCGGCGGCGGCGTCCAGCACCGCGACTTCGAGCCCCCTGCCCCAGCCATTTTCCTGCTGGTAGAGCAGTGCCTGCCGCGCCGCGATCTGTCCCAGATCGCCGGCGCGGAAGGGACGGATGGCGACCGCACCGCCCGAAGCCGGGTCCAGCCGCAGCCGGGCCAGGGCCAGGGATTGCGCCACATCCCGGCGGCCCCAGCCGTCCTGATCGGCCAGCATGGCGCGCGTGGCCTCGGCCTGGCGTTCGTCGACCGCCTGGAAGGCCGCCTGGCCGGCCGGAGAGAGCGAGAGCGGGCGGGCGCGCCCGTCGGTGCCGTCGCGGTGGCGGACGATCCAGCCGCGGGATTCGAACCGTGCCAGCATGCGGCTGACATGCGCGGGGTCCATGTCCAGAAGGCGGCGCAGATCGCTGGCCAGCACGCGGCCGGCCCGCGCGATTTCCAGCAGCATCCTGGCCTCACCCAGGGTCAGGTCGGTGCCGAGGAAGCGCGTATTCAGCGCCCCGACCCGATGGGTATAGAAACGGTTGAATGTCCGGACGGACGTAACGGTCTGATCCATGCCGACACCACAGCATGGATGATTGACGGCGTCAACAAATGCGATTGATATCGTCAACCATCTGGATGGCGCGCGTCGGCCGTGTCGGGGGGGGGGCCCGCGTCAGGGGGTCGGTGTCAGGGGGCTCGTGTCAGGGGGATGTTGAGTTGGGCCAGGCGGCCGACCCATTCCTCGTCCAGGCCGGAATCGGTAAAGACCCTGGACACCTGGTCCAGTTTTCCGACGCGATAGGTCGAGTGGCGGTTGAACTTGCTGCTGTCGGCCAGCAGATAGCGTTCGGTGGCGTGCTTCAGCATGGCCGCGTTCAGGCGGGCTTCGTCGCTGTCGGGGGTGGCGATCGTATTGTCGGGCTGCACCGCGCTGGCGCCCAGATAGAGCTGGTCGAACCACAGCCCGTCGATCACCTGTTCGGACAGGACGCCGACCACGCTGCGATTGCCCGCGCGCACGCGGCCGCCCAGCAGGATGACCTGCACCTGGTCCATGCCCATCAGCGCCTCGGCCACCGCGATATTGTTGGAGAACACCGTCAGCGGCATCGGATCGAGCCGCAGGCGGTGCGCCATCTGCAGCACGGTCGTGCCGGCATCGAAGAACACCGCCGAGCCGGGACGCAGTTGCGCGAAGGCGGCATCGGCGATCGCGCGCTTGTCTTCCAGACGCTGATGTTCACGCGCCTCGAAGGCGATTTCCATGCCGACCGTCTCGGCGATCGCGGCGCCGCCATGGGTGCGGATGATGACGCCCTGTTCTTCCAGCCGCTGGAGGTCGCGCCGGATCGTGGCCAGAGAGGCATCGACCTTTTCCGCCAGTTCGTGGATGCCGGTCATGCCGTTGAGATAGAGGTAGCGGCGAATCTGCGTCAGGCGGTCGGGGGGCACGATGTTTCTCCCATCGAACGAAGGATTTCACCCGATTTCACTGGAATCAATATTTTAGTGACCTGCTGATCCGAGAAATTCTCATAAGAATTTCTCGGGCAGGACACTAGGGCGTGCGGGCGCTGCCGGCAGGATGATGATGGCACGGCCGGAATCTAGACAGGCGCCGGAATGCGGTCAATGCGGCGGCGATGACCGGCACGGCAGGAGAGGAGACGATGTCCGTGGGGGGTGAACGATCCTATAACGTCATATTCATGATCGCATAGCGCAAATTTTTGGCGAATTTCGTGAAAGAATTTCGCTCTTCGATCCAATTTCAATCATAAACGATCATATTATTGAATTGATATGAGGGGTTTCGGCTCGGAATCATTGACGCATGCGGCGACGCCCGACGGCTGGAGGAGAGAACGTGCGGCACGATTCCGGGACGCCCTGCGTGCTGGCGCTGGACGGCGGCGGGTCCAAGACGCTGGTCCTTCTGGTCGGACGGGACGCCGCGGTGCTGGCGGTGCGCCAGGCCGGCGGATCCAACCCGTTCGACCGGCCGGACTGGCGGGCGGTGATGGCCGGATTGCTGGCCGGCCTGCCGGACGGGATCGAAGCGGCGGTCTTCGGCATGGCGGGCTATGGCGAAAGCCGCGACGCTGAATGCGCGGGGCGTATCGGCCCGCGCGGTGCCGGGCAATGAATGGACGCGGCGGCGGGGCGATTACGTCCCCGCCGCGATGAAGCCGCATGTCGTCGCCCTGTCGCGCAGCGGCGAGTCGACCGAGACGGTGGCAGCGGCCCGAGACCACCCGGGCGGCGGAGACGCTGCTGAACACGGCCGATCCGCACCTGAAGAGCGTGATCGCAGGACGGTCGCACTTCGTGTTCCTGGGGGCGGGGGCGCTGTACGGCGTGGCGCGTGAGGGCGCGCTGAAGCTGCGGGAAATGAGCCTGAGCCAGACCGAGGCGCATCATCCGCTGGAATATCGCCACGGCCCGGTCAGCCTGATCGACGAGCGGTCCTGCGTGATCGTGCTGTACCATCCGGACACGATCGCGGAGGAAGCGCTGGTCGCGCGTGAGGTGATGGCGAAGGGCGCGCGCGTGCTGGGCCTGGGCGGCCCGGGCACCGTGGAACTGCCCATTGCCGGGCCGGCCGACGTGCGGCCGCTGGTCTGCCTGCCGGTGCTGCAATTGCTGGGCGAATATGTGGCGCGGATGCGCGGGCTGGACACGCTGGCGCCGCGGCACCTGACCAAGGTCGTGACGATCGGCTGACCGGGCGCGGTAGAAGGAGGCGACCTGCAACTAGTGTCCTGCCCGAGAAATTCTTATGAGAATTTCTCGGACCGGCAGGCCACTAAAATATTGATTCTAGTGTCAGTGGTCTGGCGCTGGCGCTGCTGGTCATGGCATTCTGCGGCGGGGCGGTGATGCCGCAGCTTTATGTCCGGCTGAAGCCGGTGGCCGGGTTCCGGGGCGTGTTCGCGGCGGCGATGCCGCCGTCCTATCTTGCCATTCTTCTTTACGTTTACGGCCGCCATTTCGGGCGCGAGCGGCCGCCGACACCGGAGCGATGATGACCCAATTGCCGGAACTGGATGGCCAGATCGTCCTGCCCGAACGGATCCTGCCGGGGCGCATCGCCTTCGACCGCCGGATCCGTGCCCTCGCGGCGCGGCCGGACGCGCCGCGACGCTATATCCTGCCGGGCTTTATCGACGGGCACGTCCATGGCGGGGACGGCGCCGACACGATGGACGGGGTGGCGGCGATCCATCGCCTGTCGCGTTTCCATCTGGCGCACGGCACCACGACGATCCTGCCGACCACCATCACCCGCCCCTGGCCGGACGTGATGGACGCGCTGCGCGCGGTCGCCGACGTGTGCCGGACCGGCGTGACGGACGGACCCGCCATCCATGGCGCGCATCTGGAAGGGCCGTTCGTCAGTCCGCACAAGCTGGGCGCGCAGCCGCCCTTCGCCATCGCCCCCAGCCCCGACAAGGTGCGCGAGGCGGTGGAGACCGGCATCGTGCGCGTGGTGACGCTGGCGCCGGAGCTGGAGCATGCCGAAAGCGCCATGCAGACGTTCGCCGAGGCGGGCGTGCGGGTCAGCCTGGGTCATATGACGGCCGATTACGACCAGGCGGAGCGGGCCATCTGCACGATCTGCGCGGCGGGCGGCACGGTGGGGGCGACGCACCTGTTCAATGCCATGTCGCCCATCGAGGGGCGCAGGCCCGGCCCCGTCACGGCGCTGATGTGCAGCGACGTGGCCTATGCCGAGATGATCTTCGACACGCATCACGTCCACCCGGCCACGTTCCGCCTGGCATCGCGGATGATGGGCAGCCGGCTGCTGTTCGTGACCGATGCGATGCGCGGCGCGGGCCTGCCGGACGGGCCGAGCCAGTTGGGCGGGCAGGACGTGACGATCAGGGACGGGGTGGTACGGCTGCCGGGCGGATCGCTGGCGGGCAGCGTGCTGACCCTGGATGTCGCCCTGCGCAACGCGGTGGAAAGCGGCGGGATGTCGCTGCCGCGCGCGGCCGGACTGGTCAGCTTCAATGCGGCGCGTTACCTGGGCCTGCATGACCGGGGCGTGCTGGCGGTCGGGCGCCGGGCGGATTTCGTCGTGATGGACGAACGGCTGCGGGTGCAGGAGGTGTGGGTCGAAGGCAGGCGGGTGGTGTGACCGCGCTCGGCCCCCGGGCGTTCGCGCCGGGCCCGAGCGACGGGGGACCGATCGCCGGGGAGCCGATCGCCGGTCGCAGGGCTTGCGATGCAGCCCCTTACGGGGCGGCGTCGACCAGGGCGCGTATGCCGGGGACGATGGCGATCAGCAGACCGCCGGGGGGCAGCGGATTGGCGTCGGACGCGGTGAGATGGGCGCAGGATTCATAGGCCCGGTCCTGTACCGCGAATTGCCGTGCGGCTTCGGCCCGCCAGGCCTGGCCATGGCGCCCCGGTTCCATCGCCTCCAGCCCCAGCAGCGCCAGCGCCGCGAGTTGCCGCGACACCGGGCGGGCCGCCTGGAGGGCCGGCGTGGTGGCGATCCGGGCATAGGCCATGTCGTTGCCGGCATAGGCCATCAGGCGCGCGCGCAGGGTATCGGCCACTGCATGGTCGCCGGCGGCGTAGCGGGCGGCCAGGCCGTTGAAATCCATGGCCGCGAAACTGTCGGGGGCGGCGATGGCGGCCGGGGCCTTCAGCATGGCGTCGCCGCTGTGGGCGGCCAGGCGGTTCAGCCCGTAATTGCGCACCGGCACGGTCACCGAGGCCAGGACCGTCAGCGGCGTCACGTCGGCCGGCGTCAGCAGCGCGATCATCCGGTCGGTGTTGGTACCGGCGGCCAGGCCCGTGGCCTCCAGCTCGTGCTGTATGGCGGGCAGGCGGCGTTCCATGTCCGCGACGTCATGCACGCCGGCCGGGGACCAGAACCGTTCCGCGATGGCGGCCGAGCGGGGCCAGAGCCGCGCATCGACCATTTCGTCGGAAACGACCTCGCTCCAGAGCGGGGCCTCGCCGCCCAGCACCAGCGCCTGCTGCGCCGTGTCCAGCGGCGGCGCGTGGGGGTCGATGGTGAATGCGTCGACCAGAGCGCCCATTTTCGGCCGGGCCGCGATCGCGTCCTGCGGGGACAGGCCGTCGGCCTTGGGATCCATCGGATCGACCCGGTAATGCTGGGCCGAAGGGCGGAGCAGATCCAGGTAATAGCCGGAGGAGACCACGACCGGGTGGCCGGCGCGGGTGGCCGAAGCGATCCATTTCGAGCTGCGCCAGGCCTCGACCACCACGTTCTTGGGGATCGGGGCCTCGCTGACCTCGTCCCAGCCCATCATGATCTTGCCCTGGGCGGCCAGCACGTCCTGCACCTGGGCGGTGAAGGCGGCCTGCAGGGCGGGGGCGTCGGCGAAGCCGTGGGCCTTCATATAGGCCACGATCCTGGGATTGGCGGTCCATTGCCGGGACGAGACCTCGTCCCCGCCCGAATGGAAATAGCGGTCGGGAAAGAGGCGCCCCATTTCGGCATAGAGCGCGCGGGCGAAGCGCAAGGTCTGTGGCCGGGTGGGATCGAGGGCGGGATTGTTCAGGTTGATCGTCTTCGCGCAGCTTGCCGTCGTTTCGCCCGAGGCGGATTCGGTGGCGCAGGTCTGGTGCCATCCGGGGGTCAGCGGCACGGGCTGCTGGGCGGCAAGTTCGGGATAGGCTTCCAGAATCGCCAGCGTATGGCCTGGTATATCGAATTCGGGCACGATGCGGATGCCGCGATCGGCGGCATAGGCGACCACCGCGCGGATCTGCGCCTGGGTGTAATATTGATGATGGCCGCCGATCTGCTGCAATTTCGGGAACAGGCGGCTTTCGACCCTGAAGCCTGTGCCGTCGCTGAGATGCCAGTGCAGCACATTCAGCTTGGTCAGTTCCATCGCGTCGAGCTGACGCTCGATCGTGTCGACCGACATGAAATGGCGCGATACGTCGATCATGAGGCCGCGCCAGAGGAAGCGCGGCGCGTCGTCGATGCGGGCCATCGCCAGCGAAGCGCCGGCGGAAGAGAAGGACGCGGGCTGGACCAGTTGCAGCAGCGTGGCCAGGCCGTGGATGACCCCGGCGGGGCCGTCGGCCGCCAGCGATACGCCATCCGCCGCCACCGACAGGCGATAGGCTTCGCGCGCCCGCACCGAGAGCCATGCGGGATCGTGCCCGTAGCGGATATGCAGGATGGGCGTACCGGCGGGGGGCGTGCCGGCCAGGACGACGGCACTGCCGGACAGGGCCTGCAGGCGACGGGAGAAGCGGGCCAGGGCCCGCCGCAGCAGCGGCGTCGCCGGGGTCTGCCAGTCGACCGCGATCCCGCCCGCGATGGGGAGAGACTGGCCGGACACGCTGGCCGATTGCGGCATCGGCATCAGGGCCGGCTGGGCGCGGGCGGCGGTCGCGGCGAGCAGGCCGGCCCCCAGCAGGGCCGCGCGGCATGCCGCGCGCCGGACGGCATGGCGGGCGGTATGATGGGCGGCATGATGGGTGGGCACGATCCGAAGACGATCCGTTTCCATGGATGACCTTTTGTCCGGGAAGAAGGGGGCGCCGGGGCGGCGGGGTGCCGCGACCGGCCGGTAGGATGGTTTCGCCATCGGGCATGGACATACTGGCCCATGCGCCATGAATGACGAGATGGCACGGGACACGAAACGTTCTGGATTGTCACCATTCTGTAAGGGAGCGCGCATGTGCGCAAGAGGAAAGATCAGATATGATCGTATTTTATGCGTTAGATTGATTGAATAGCGCCATCCAGTCAGGTCGACCACATGCGCGCGGCGGGATTTCGGCCGATATTCGCGGAACGATCGACCAACGCACGCGGAATCCACGCCCATTTGGGCGGAAGAACATGATCATGTTCATGCTTGTGTATGATGGGGACGGGCAGAGCCCTGGGCGTGGCGCCGCTGCGCCAGAGTTCGATCGTCAGCGTTCGATCGCCAGCGCCACGCCCTGGCCGCCGCCGATGCACAGGGTGGCCAGTCCCTTGCCGGCGTTGCGACGGCGCATTTCATGCAGCAGCGTGACCACGATGCGGCAGCCCGAGGCGCCGATCGGGTGTCCCAGCGCGATGGCGCCGCCATTGACGTTGACCCGGGCGTCATCCCAGCCGAGTTCCTGGCCGACTGCCAGCGACTGCGCGGCGAAGGCCTCGTTCGCTTCGACCAGGTCGATATCGGCCAGGCGCCATCCGGCGCGGTCCAGGCAGCGCCTGGTGGCCGGCACCGGGCCGATGCCCATCATCGCCGGATCGACCGCGGCGCCGGCATAGGCCGCGATGCGGCCCAGCACCTCCAGCCCCATCGATTCGGCGCGATCGCGGTGCATCAGCAGGATTGCGGCGGCGCCGTCATTCAGGGTGGACGCGTTGCCGGCGGTGACGCTGCCGTCGGGGAGGAAGGCCGGGCGCAGGGCGGCCAGGCGCTGGGGCGTGGTGTCGGGACGGATCTGCTCGTCATGGTCGAAGCGCAGGTCCGCGCCTTTCTTCCGCGGCAGGGTCAGGGGCGCGATTTCATCGGCGAAGCGGCCGCCGGCGGCGGCGGCGGCGGCGCGCCGTTGCGAGCGGGCGGCGAAATCGTCCTGCGCCGCGCGCGAAATCGCGTATTGCCGGGCGATGTTTTCCGCCGTGACCCCCATGTGGCAATCGTTGAACGCATCCCACAGCCCGTCGCAGATCATGCTGTCGCGCAGTTGCGCATCGCCCATGCGCAGGCCCGCCCGTGCCTTGGGCAGGAGATGCGGCGCGAGGCTCATAGTCTCCATTCCGCCGGCGACGACGATCTCGGCATCCCGGCAGGCGATGGCCTGCGCCGCCAGGTGGATGGCCTTCATGCCCGATCCGCAGACCTTGTTGACGGTCATCGCCGGGACGGCGTGGGGCAGTCCCGCGCCGATCGCCGCCTGGCGCGCCGTGTTCTGCCCGGCGCCGGCGGTGAGCACGTGGCCCATGATGACCTCGTCGACCCGCGACGGGTCGAGCCGCGCGTCGCGCAAAACCGCGCCGATGACATGCGCTCCGAGCCCGGCGGCGGGGATTGCGGCCAGGGTGCCCAGGAAACTGCCGATCGCGGTGCGCCTGGCCGCGACGATGACGACATCCTGCATGCTTTTTCCTTCCGACCAGGCCATGTCTGGCGGGATCTTATGCGCGCCGTGGCGCGGATGGTCCATCGTTCCTGCGGCGGCGGCTTGATCCGGGACGGGCAAGATGGTCCAGTTCGGGCATCAATCGCGCCGGCGGGAGGCATGCATGACGAAATCGGCCCTGGTCCTGGGCGGCGGCATGGTGGGGGTGTGTACCGCCTGGCACCTGGCGCAGCGCGGGTTCGACGTGACCCTGATCGAGCGGGGCGAGCCGGGACGAGAGACGTCGTACGGCAATGCCGGGCTGATCCAGCGCGAGGCGGTCGAACCCTATGAGTTTCCGCATGACCTGGGGACCCTGCTGCGCGTCGCGGTGGGAATCGGCAACGACGTGGCGTGGCGGGCGCGCGACCTGCCCGCCATCGCCCCGCGCCTGCTGCGCTATTGGTGGCATTCCTTTCCGTCGCGCTATCGGGCGATCGCCCGGTCCTATGAGGCGATGATCCGCCATTGCCTGGACGAACACCAGCGGATGATCGCGGCGGCCGGCGCCGACAACCTGGTCGCGCGCAATGGGTGGAAGGCGCTGTACCGAACCGGCCGGGCTTTCGAGGTCGGGATAGGCGAGGCGCGCGACCGGGCGCAGCGCACGGGTATTCTGTCGGAGATTCTGGATGGCGCGGCGCTGGCCCGGGCGGAGCCGGTGCTGCTTCACCCCATGGCGGGCGCCATCCACTGGCGCGACCCGTGGAGCGTGAGCGACCCGGGCGAACTGGTCGGCCGCTATGCCGCCCTGCTGGAGGCGGCCGGCGGGCGTATCCTGCGCGGGGATGCGCGCAGCCTGACCCGGCACGCCGGCGGATGGCGGGTCGAAACCGCGCAGGGCCCGGTGGACGCGGCGCAGGCGGTCATTGCGTTGGGGCCGTGGTCGGATATGGTCGCGCGGACCCTGGGTTATCGGTTACCGCTGTTCGTCAAGCGCGGCTATCACCGGCATTTCGCGTGGCCGGGCGGGCTGGCCACCCCGGTGCTGGATACCGAGATGGGGATCGCGATGATCCCGATGGCGCGCGGATTGCGCGTGACCACCGGCGCGGAGTTCGCCCATCGGGACGCGCCGTCCGGCACGCGGCAGATGGCGCGCAGCGAGCAGATCGCCCGCGCCCTGCTGCCGCTGGGCGCGGCGGTGGAGGCGCAGCCCTGGCGGGGCGCGCGGCCCTGCATGCCGGACATGCTGCCGGTGATCGGGCCGGCCTGGGATCATCCGGGATTGTGGTTCCATTTCGGCCATGCGCATCAGGGCTTTACGCTGGGCCCCACGACCGGGCGGCTATGCGCCGAGATGATGAATGGGGAAACCCCGTTCATCGATCCGGCACCCTATAGCCCCGCGCGTTTCCGGCGGGCGT
Proteins encoded in this region:
- a CDS encoding glycosyltransferase, with product MTIPARVHFCWIGPTLPWAYVFAVLSAAARSGMDEVILHHTDALAEGPEIRALRAAARVRLSRIDPAAYLAAVERAAGITEGRLSAFYQSVPRPVQRADILRVAILYREGGVYLDLDTITVASFRPLLGAAQFVGTEFIVWPQAVCATRDRRIRARHTALAVLRRVLRTIPLGWKLFRRVTHLYCRGMNNAAMGAQAGSPFFATCLRHMLAMSPQERVRPYALGPHLLDALAACGESGTLTVHDPAIFYPMPPEISEHLFRRGRHVRAQDVLQPGTCVVHWYASVRTKQRVARITPRSVQADRERQLFSALVSMVLETLPDED
- a CDS encoding SDR family oxidoreductase, translating into MTLENKQVVILGGTSGIGQAVARDVARAGGVPLVVSHNPQNVRATLAQLPPNAQGHVADLRSADQIRDLFTRIGPFDHLVYTAGETLLCGTLSDLTLDSARDFFEIRYWGALAAAKFAASAIRPGGSIVLTSGIAGARPPQQGWTLGASICAAMEGLTRALAVELAPLRVNIVSPGFVRTPLWRDMPDPQRQAMYQAAAQALPVGRIGEAADLAKAYLFLMEQGFSTGQVLVVDGGGMLV
- a CDS encoding LysR family transcriptional regulator, with amino-acid sequence MMDARLLSGIGTMIAVAETGNFARAAESLGLTPSGVSRAIGRLEQRLGARLFNRNAQATVLTEAGRQFVAEVTPLLAGIADAAARTGGETQAVRGRLRVNCDSWFASLMLAPKLQSFLDAYPALTLDLVVRDTLGDLVSDGFDAAIRFGVPQAPGPVTRRLLETRILTCAAPSYLARHGRPNHPSALADPAHHCLLFRDPATGRPFDWEFHRAGEILRVSVHGRLVLNDVATSIAACMAGLGIAQPMALGIDAALRDGRLVELFPDWNGEYFPLHAYYPSRHLPPAKVRAFLDFVLAEVA
- a CDS encoding bifunctional helix-turn-helix transcriptional regulator/GNAT family N-acetyltransferase; this translates as MDQTVTSVRTFNRFYTHRVGALNTRFLGTDLTLGEARMLLEIARAGRVLASDLRRLLDMDPAHVSRMLARFESRGWIVRHRDGTDGRARPLSLSPAGQAAFQAVDERQAEATRAMLADQDGWGRRDVAQSLALARLRLDPASGGAVAIRPFRAGDLGQIAARQALLYQQENGWGRGLEVAVLDAAAAFLRDFKPGREQCWVAELDGVAAGSVMLTDEGGGIARLRLLYVEPFARGRGIGGELIARCVAFARDCGYDRLTLWTHTVLDGARRLYARNGFRLTETAPHTVFGLPLQGETWVLDLTMPPA
- a CDS encoding DeoR/GlpR family DNA-binding transcription regulator, with translation MPPDRLTQIRRYLYLNGMTGIHELAEKVDASLATIRRDLQRLEEQGVIIRTHGGAAIAETVGMEIAFEAREHQRLEDKRAIADAAFAQLRPGSAVFFDAGTTVLQMAHRLRLDPMPLTVFSNNIAVAEALMGMDQVQVILLGGRVRAGNRSVVGVLSEQVIDGLWFDQLYLGASAVQPDNTIATPDSDEARLNAAMLKHATERYLLADSSKFNRHSTYRVGKLDQVSRVFTDSGLDEEWVGRLAQLNIPLTRAP
- a CDS encoding SIS domain-containing protein; the encoded protein is MSSPCRAAASRPRRWQRPETTRAAETLLNTADPHLKSVIAGRSHFVFLGAGALYGVAREGALKLREMSLSQTEAHHPLEYRHGPVSLIDERSCVIVLYHPDTIAEEALVAREVMAKGARVLGLGGPGTVELPIAGPADVRPLVCLPVLQLLGEYVARMRGLDTLAPRHLTKVVTIG
- the nagA gene encoding N-acetylglucosamine-6-phosphate deacetylase gives rise to the protein MTQLPELDGQIVLPERILPGRIAFDRRIRALAARPDAPRRYILPGFIDGHVHGGDGADTMDGVAAIHRLSRFHLAHGTTTILPTTITRPWPDVMDALRAVADVCRTGVTDGPAIHGAHLEGPFVSPHKLGAQPPFAIAPSPDKVREAVETGIVRVVTLAPELEHAESAMQTFAEAGVRVSLGHMTADYDQAERAICTICAAGGTVGATHLFNAMSPIEGRRPGPVTALMCSDVAYAEMIFDTHHVHPATFRLASRMMGSRLLFVTDAMRGAGLPDGPSQLGGQDVTIRDGVVRLPGGSLAGSVLTLDVALRNAVESGGMSLPRAAGLVSFNAARYLGLHDRGVLAVGRRADFVVMDERLRVQEVWVEGRRVV
- a CDS encoding family 20 glycosylhydrolase, coding for METDRLRIVPTHHAAHHTARHAVRRAACRAALLGAGLLAATAARAQPALMPMPQSASVSGQSLPIAGGIAVDWQTPATPLLRRALARFSRRLQALSGSAVVLAGTPPAGTPILHIRYGHDPAWLSVRAREAYRLSVAADGVSLAADGPAGVIHGLATLLQLVQPASFSSAGASLAMARIDDAPRFLWRGLMIDVSRHFMSVDTIERQLDAMELTKLNVLHWHLSDGTGFRVESRLFPKLQQIGGHHQYYTQAQIRAVVAYAADRGIRIVPEFDIPGHTLAILEAYPELAAQQPVPLTPGWHQTCATESASGETTASCAKTINLNNPALDPTRPQTLRFARALYAEMGRLFPDRYFHSGGDEVSSRQWTANPRIVAYMKAHGFADAPALQAAFTAQVQDVLAAQGKIMMGWDEVSEAPIPKNVVVEAWRSSKWIASATRAGHPVVVSSGYYLDLLRPSAQHYRVDPMDPKADGLSPQDAIAARPKMGALVDAFTIDPHAPPLDTAQQALVLGGEAPLWSEVVSDEMVDARLWPRSAAIAERFWSPAGVHDVADMERRLPAIQHELEATGLAAGTNTDRMIALLTPADVTPLTVLASVTVPVRNYGLNRLAAHSGDAMLKAPAAIAAPDSFAAMDFNGLAARYAAGDHAVADTLRARLMAYAGNDMAYARIATTPALQAARPVSRQLAALALLGLEAMEPGRHGQAWRAEAARQFAVQDRAYESCAHLTASDANPLPPGGLLIAIVPGIRALVDAAP